The Arachis ipaensis cultivar K30076 chromosome B03, Araip1.1, whole genome shotgun sequence region TTTGTCTTACCTCGGTAGCCCGATATTATTACTTATCAGGATGAGGTCTTTTTTGGCGAGTCTTGTCGTACCTCGTAGTCATCCTTTGTCTCAAAACCTTTTTCTTATTCGAGTTTTCTCTCGGATTCCTAGAAGGAGGTCAAACTCTTCTTTTTAAGCTTGAATGTTACCAACTTCATTGTAGAATTTCTCAAAGCCTCTTCTCTTATCTGAGTTTGCTTTTAGAATTTTGAAAGTAGGTCAAGTTCTTCTTTAGTGCTCCGACTTTATtgttgaatgttgtccttggttaTTCTTTATTTATGTTGATGGAAATCATGGCTTCTATGCCGTATGCATGTTTGAAAGTGGAATTCTTCAGTGGTAGTAAAGGAAGATTTTTCAGTAGTAGTTTGAGTCATTCCATTTGCTTATAGCATTTGTGTGAGTTCTGAAAAGTTGGTCAGTAGAAGTCAGCTCGTAACACCTTCTTGCTGGTGACTTGCCCCCAGATGAATTCCATAGATTTCATTGTGGGTTTCATCCAGAACCTTTTGTATTCTAAGTCGGGACGCAATTTGATAGAGGTGTTGAGATTTCTCTTTTATAGAGAATATTACAAACTAAGGTGTAGTGCTGAGCTTCTTTCATTAATATCCTTGCCTTCCTTTACTCTTGAGAAAGGATGTTAAATTTAGTATATTCAATGCTTGGATTATCCATCCCTAGATTGTGAAGATGTCCGTCTTGTTGGCTTCTTTTGATATTGAAGGTGACTGTGGTGTTTGTTGGACCAGGATTTTATTATTGTCCCAGGCTTTGTACTGGCTAGTTTGGAGAAGGCATTAGCTCGGCCATCCTGCTCTCAGCTTATATGCTTGACCTTTCCTTTTTCATTCTTGAGGATGATGTCTGGCCCACTTCCAGCTTTGTTTGATGATCCACCTTCCAGTCGTGGAGCTCCCTTTTTGCTCATCGGTATATTCCGCAAGGAAGTCAGCCAAGTATTGCAACTTGATGACCGTCCAAGTTTCATACTTCAGATAGAATTCAGACAACTCCACAACCCACCGTAGCATCTGCCCTACAATATCCATTTTTTTGGAAGATATGCTTCATGGTCTGGTTAGCTTGGGCtttgatagtgtgagcttgagaGTGGGGTTACAATCTCCGGGATGCCAAGACCAAAGTATATGCAACTTGCTCAATTTTCTGATAATTGAGCTCAGCTCCATGTGGTACTTTATTAGTGAAGTAGACGAGCTTTCACTCGACGTCTTTTTCTTTAAATAGTGTAGAGGCTACTACTTTGTCGACCACAGCTAAATATAggacaagctcttcttgcatctTATGTCGGGTAAGAATTGGAGGCTGAGGCAAGAATTTTACGAATTCTTGGAAGACTTGCTCACATTCTTAGGTCCATGTGAAGTCATGCCTCCTTTCAAGCAGGTCGGGTTAGCTTCAATTCCccctttgggtgagcatgaacCCCATAAATTTTTCTACTTCTACGGCAAAGGTGCACTTTATGGGATTTAGCCTCATCCTGTGCTGCCTTATTATTTGGAATACTTCTGTCAAGTCGGATAACAAGTCGTCTTCACTCTTTTCTGAGGAGACTTTAATTGTTCTGACTTCTCCAAGTCCTCTTAACGTGCTCATGCCAATTTAGAGTCCTTATAGACTTTGGTGATCTTTCTTTGTATTTGCACTCCTATCTTCTTTTTCCATCCAGCATCATTGTAGCAATGTATCTATCCAACTGGCTTTCTCAAGCCAGTTTTTCAAATCATGGCACTCATTGGTAGTGTGGTCTTAGATTCGATGGTATTTGTAGTAATCTCGGGACCTGTGTCTCTTATGGTAATGACTTTGATACCTCCTTTATGGAAGCGACTATACTGCGAGGAAGACTTACATTTATGTTGTCTCCAATTTTACTGTACTTGGTTGCGTGATTGTATTTTCTGTGCCAGCAAATCCATCAAACAAAGTCCTTCTACAGGACTTTTTGTAGATTCTGTCATTAAATCTTTAATCAAACCAGTTATTTCTTCTGTTGGAGTAGTAGGAGTCTCGTTTAATCATTTCCTTCTCACATATTTCCTCTTGCCAATTGAGATTTCTTTGAACATTCTTTTCTTCAATTGGCTTTCGAGTTCATTTTGGTTTGCTTTCTACAATGACCTTAGGACGGTGCTTTTTTCTCCCTTGTTTTGGTTGTGGTGTGCTTTTTTCCTAGATGCCATCCATCTTTATTGGTCTACAAACAACCACAAATTCAAAGacagaattttttttatattcattGGTAGTGATGCAATTTATGAGTAATCAAAGAAAGATGTGCCCCGAGGATCTTTTGATTGGGTTGCATTCAAATTGGCTGATGCTCCATTTTTTGGCATAAGTTGAAAAGAAAGGTTTCATTATTTTTACCAACAATATTTTCTATTCCTCCTTCAATTACTGGCCAATATgtgatattttatttatttatttttcttcatcaAACCTATGTATTTGGAACATGCAACTGCTCCATTACCATGAGTGAAATTCTTTCCAAGGTTGTAAGTCGGCATAGCACTGACGGATTCCAAGTTTGAGAAGAAGTCAAGTACTATGTCGTTGTCCATTCTATTCCACGAGGAGATTGGAATCATTAGTGTTTGCAACGACAAAGATGGCAGGAAACTCacgttttcttttccttttttttatttgaagaTGGTGATGAATTTGCAGTTTTCAATCCACCATGGTCAGTGTCTATGAGTGCATTATTCTAGTCTCTGTCATTTGGTATATTTAATCCAAATTAATTGCAGAAGCAGAATCATCATCCCTATTTAATATTCTCTGCTTCAAAAAAGTTTTTATGAGATTTTTGTACCTATAGAAACGGTATCCCAACTTCTTTTTAATATGCTTGCATCTTAGTCATGTCGAGTGGTTGTCTGGCCATCTTGTTGATCATCACCATTTATCAAGGGTTGAGCTCCAGGTCCCGTCAACTTATCAAGGGTTGTTCTCATGTCGAGGTGCCGCCGTCCGAGAGGAGGTGGGGGTAGTACCTGCAAGAgattccgatacttaagttaataAAGACTTTTGGCAAGCTCTTAGTAGATTAAAATGTGAATATACCTGAGAGGTGTTAATGTATTTACAGTAGAGTTGATAACCAAGTAGTTCTACCTTTATTGGTGGATAACCCTTACCTTTGAAATCTATCTTTTAGTAGAGATACAGATAGTTGGAGAGATTTAGAGAGACAATTACTTATTTGGATAAGTAAAATTGGATCTTCTTGTTGTGTCAGGCCTCTTAGGTCAGATAAATAGAAAATCGGATGATGtctataaattaatatttattcatTTTAGATCTGACTAAATTGTGAGCCCATCACTTATTAAAAATAGCATTTACTTAGTCAATAATATGATCGCTGTTAGACTAAATAATGAAGCGTAATagtcataaaaaaataataaaatttaatagtcataaaaaaataatgaagctCAATCAATTTTTAGTTAATCAAATTTGATCCTTTAAATATGAGGTTGTAAGTTGTAAATTCAATTTAATAACTGACTTATCATTTCACAGCgagaataattaaataattaaaccgAGTTATAATATCAAATTTGTAGTCATGgatgaaattaattaaaaattaatagtaTATTTGatttgtattattattttttgNNNNNNNNNNNNNNNNNNNNNNNNNNNNNNNNNNNNNNNNNNNNNNNNNNNNNNNNNTTTAACAATTTAAAATTGTTTATATATATAGACATGCACATGGGTGCAAATTGATTGTTTTATACTCAACTCTACACTTAGTCACCAAAAAATACTCAACTCTACCCTTAACAGATCTAATTAATAACCATCCAAACATAATAGATCAAATTGAATACCTACAAAccataaataagaatttattaCTGTCATCCTTGCGAAGGAagagaaaaaagtaaaaaaaaaagttagaagaGAGTAGCAACTAGACACTAGACAGTTTTGTCACGTATGAAAAGGATAATTACTTGGAAAAGAGAGAAACATTAGCATTAGCATGTGATATGCATGTGCATGTGCGTCCAAAGCTGTGGGCAGGCTGTGACAACTGACAAGTAACAACATTAATCAGCTATTCACCCACAACATTACATACCTCCTGGCCATGTTTTCATCTTTATCATGGTTTTTCTCACATTCAGCGGCGCCCCATTAaccttaataaaataaataatcttATTTGCAGGTGTCACCTTAGTAATCTTATATCTCAATTTAacccataaaataaaaaattttgattaataataataaattaattattctatACGTTGTATCTACACATAAAATaagtgaaataaaatataaataaaaacatGAGATGCTGTCTATTTATAAAACAAGGTGCCCCACCTTTCCAGAACacgaaaataaaataagacaaaGCAAAACCAACATGAAGCAACAACTTTCACAAGTAGAACCAGTGGCCTGTCAGACTTATCCAAAACGGTTTGTCTATTGACGGTGATCAAGTTGTGTTGTATGTCATACACtcctttcctttctctcttgtatatataaaatTGTTCTTTCTTTTGATTTCCTCAAGCTTAAATCCCAACAACAAATACAAACACACATACACACAAATTCAATTTCAGATAATTAGTCACAATATCTCTCAACATGTCTGACATTGCTATGCTGGTGGCGGAGGAGTACGAGAAGAGAACCAAGATTCTGAAAAAGGATAGTCATGGTGCGGTTGGAGATGGAGATATTATCAGGGTTTCTGGTGCTTCTGTATTGGCGTCCAAGCTGAAAGAGGAGAAGAACAGGGTTCTCAAATGGTTTTCAGAGTTCGAACCCAAATCACAGTTTGGTGTGGCTGCTTCTGATAGCTTCTTCTCTGCttgaaaatcaaaattcacaaatTCAGTTATCCATTTCAACTAGGATTTGCAGCAAACTGTGTCTCTTTTTACTTTCGGGTCTAATCATGTACTGTACATAGCAATCTTCACAATCTAAGGATATTGTGTTTACAATCTAAGGATATCGTGTTCTCAAATTTTCAGCTAAACTCTTTCCTATCCTTAGTTAGTTTTCCACGGAATATAAGTTAACCATTGCAgattaatatacatataaaaatcaAAATTCCTAAATCTATATTTCTATGATCGTTGGTATATATACAAAAACACCAAatttacataattaaaaaataataaaataatcaattaaaacaATACAAAGAGGTTATTTTGGTCGTGAGTGGGTAATACTTAAGGATTTTGGTACCGGAGTTACTAACTATGACCCGAAGAAGGGTTGGAACAATGGTAGGGTCAAAACCGGTGTAAGGATTAAAAGGGTAAAATACTCTCTGATGGAATGGTGCTCTAGAACTTCCAAGTCACGTCATCAATTATGTCGTTTACCATATCTGTAAAATGATTATATCTATAAACTacgtaaattttaaaatttaaacaaacaCTATAGATAGTAGCGATTTATGTACATATTTCTCTTTATCAAAACCATGTTATAGTGTCACAGTTTACAAATAAAAAGAAGACATTGTAATTTGTTAAAGAATAATTATTTCAATTATGTCAATTTTTGAAATGAATTTTTCTTATTTGTACGAGTAATTTAGCTATTTATCATTTAACATTAAAAAATATGTTACTtctaaggaaaaataaaaattaatatgttGTANNNNNNNNNNNNNNNNNNNNNNNNNNNNNNNNNNNNNNNNNNNNNNNNNNNNNNNNNNNNNNNNNNaggtttaattattctgttggtccctatagtttcgcaaaattttcaattaggtccctatactttttttccttttaattaagtccttgcaccaatttttttttaattgggtccttacacttttttccttttatttaggttcctataccaattttttttagttggatccttataaaattaagccaattactactaaaaaggacttaattgaaaaagccaatgagttatagctcaaatgacataattttctcatactcaattaagaggttgtgggttcgagtctcatatctttgataaaaaaaaggacttaattgaaaaaaaattagtgcaggacccaattaaaaagaaaaaaaagtatagggatctaattaaaaatttcacgaaactatagagac contains the following coding sequences:
- the LOC107634656 gene encoding uncharacterized protein LOC107634656, with translation MSDIAMLVAEEYEKRTKILKKDSHGAVGDGDIIRVSGASVLASKLKEEKNRVLKWFSEFEPKSQFGVAASDSFFSA